In Silene latifolia isolate original U9 population chromosome X, ASM4854445v1, whole genome shotgun sequence, the following proteins share a genomic window:
- the LOC141621209 gene encoding cytochrome P450 94C1-like — translation MDYKNYLCYIFFIFSFIITFLLFSYYLFITKLNKFNHYYCKCEICHAFITSSWREKFTNLPDWYTYLLRNSPTKTIHIHVLNIIITANPNNVEYMLKTKFDNYPKGKPTLAILGDLLGHGIFNVDGDHWRFQRKLASLELGSNSIRAYAHEVLAHEITGRLVRTLVEAEKVNNEIFLRGGSNIDLGRSKLSMLDLQVVFRKFSYDNICKFSFGVDPLSLPGLDEAFDVASSLSAQRALHPSSLVWRAKRLLNLGSERRLRAAIKKVNVLAESIIKENRENKNINKGNLLSRFMGSVTDDKYLRDIVVSFLLAGRDTNASGLTVLFYLLARHPEVEARIIEESDRVMGSNKPDHEARSLDIPTLDQLREMHYLHATIYECMRLFPPVQMDSKFANNADVLPDGTIVEPGMRVAYHPYAMGRMDEIWGPDCMDFRPERWLSNEGVFKPVSPFKYPVFQAGVRVCLGKEMALLTMKTVGLALVRRFKIRLADPGWVPHFVPGLTATLKGGMPVIVEHRPS, via the coding sequence atggattacaaaaattatctaTGCTATATCTTCTTCATATTCTCCTTCATAATAACATTTTTATTATTTTCATACTATTTATTTATTACAAAGTTAAATAAGTTTAATCATTATTATTGCAAGTGTGAAATATGTCATGCATTCATAACTTCAAGTTGGAGAGAAAAATTCACAAATTTACCAGATTGGTATACTTATTTATTAAGAAATTCTCCTACAAAAACAATCCATATTCATGTTCTTAACATTATAATCACAGCAAACCCAAATAATGTGGAATACATGCTTAAAACCAAGTTTGATAATTACCCAAAAGGCAAGCCAACCTTGGCTATCCTAGGGGATTTGCTTGGCCATGGGATCTTTAATGTCGACGGAGATCATTGGCGGTTTCAGAGGAAGTTGGCTAGCCTCGAGCTGGGCTCGAACTCAATTCGAGCTTATGCTCATGAGGTACTAGCTCATGAGATTACTGGTCGTCTGGTTCGTACTCTGGTAGAAGCTGAAAAGGTTAATAATGAAATTTTTTTGAGAGGTGGGTCCAATATTGACTTGGGGAGGTCAAAATTGTCAATGTTGGACTTACAAGTTGTCTTTAGGAAATTTTCCTATGACAATATTTGTAAATTTTCCTTTGGGGTTGACCCATTGAGCTTACCCGGGCTTGACGAGGCGTTTGACGTCGCGTCAAGCCTTTCAGCTCAGCGGGCCCTCCATCCATCTTCGCTTGTATGGCGGGCCAAGCGACTTCTCAACCTAGGGTCCGAGAGACGGCTTCGGGCCGCAATCAAGAAAGTCAACGTATTGGCTGAGAGTATTATCaaggaaaatagggaaaataaAAATATCAACAAAGGAAACTTGTTATCAAGGTTTATGGGAAGCGTTACGGATGACAAGTACCTTAGGGACATTGTGGTGAGTTTTCTATTAGCGGGCCGTGACACAAATGCGTCCGGCCTAACCGTGTTATTCTACCTCCTGGCTCGACACCCGGAGGTAGAAGCTCGGATAATTGAGGAGAGTGACCGGGTCATGGGATCAAATAAACCTGATCACGAGGCCCGGTCATTAGACATTCCCACATTGGACCAATTAAGGGAAATGCACTACTTGCACGCTACAATTTACGAGTGTATGAGGCTATTCCCACCCGTACAAATGGACTCGAAATTCGCTAATAACGCGGATGTGTTACCCGATGGGACCATCGTGGAGCCTGGCATGCGAGTCGCGTACCATCCGTATGCAATGGGCCGAATGGATGAAATATGGGGCCCGGATTGTATGGATTTTCGGCCCGAAAGATGGTTAAGTAATGAGGGTGTATTCAAGCCCGTAAGCCCGTTTAAATACCCGGTTTTTCAAGCGGGTGTACGGGTTTGCCTAGGCAAGGAAATGGCACTATTGACTATGAAGACCGTTGGTCTAGCACTTGTAAGACGGTTTAAAATTCGATTGGCGGATCCGGGTTGGGTACCGCATTTTGTTCCGGGTCTTACTGCCACCCTTAAAGGTGGCATGCCCGTTATTGTTGAACATCGTCCatcataa
- the LOC141622828 gene encoding DNA polymerase epsilon catalytic subunit A-like: protein MNPFGGGRGRGGGGGGDFRRRRDDGRKKQQQQQLFRTAEDVLEAKLGFDIFTEGDKRLGWLLTLSTSSVQDQETRNVYSCVDLYFVTQEGGYFKVKYKFRPYFYAATKDKMETDVEMYLKRRYENDIAGIEILEKEDLDLKNHLSGLRKSYLKISFDTVQQLMNVRNDLLRVVERNRTKFEAAQAYESIITGKSEQRVQDFVDCITDLREYDVPYHVRFCIDNDVRCGQWYDVSISTTGVVLDRRLDLLQRAEVHVCAFDIETTKLPLRFPDAEYDSIMMISYMVDGQGYLIINREFVGDDIEDLEYTPKPEFEGCFRVTNVKNEKELLRSWFSHMQEVKPGIYVTYNGDFFDWPFLERRAAEHGYKMSDEIGFQCDKVQGECRARFSCHLDCFAWVKRDSYLPQGSQGLKAVTKAKLGYDPMEVNPEDMVDFAKNKPQMMASYSVSDAVATYYLYMTYVHPFIFSLATIIPMPPDEVLRKGSGTLCEMLLMVQAFNANVICPNKHQSEPEKFHNSKLLESETYIGGHVECLESGVFRSDLPTSFKLEPSAYQQLIDNLDRDLQYAIKVEGKMDLDIVSNYDEVKDAIRDKLTCLRDGPIREEGPLIYHLDVAAMYPNIILTNRLQPPSIVTDEDCTACNFNRPGKVCLRKLEWVWRGETYMAKKSDYYHLKRQIESESVESIDGQSSKSFLDLPKADQQLKLKDRLRKYCQKAYKRVLDKPTTEVREAGICMRENSFYVDTVRSFRDRRYEYKGLNKVWKGKLSEAKSSGNPIKIQEAQNMVILYDSLQLAHKCILNSFYGYVMRKGARWYSMEMAGVVTYTGAKIIQNARLLVEKIGRPLELDTDGIWCALPGSFPENFTFKTKDSKRKLTISYPCVMLNVDVARNNTNDQYQTLKDPVNKTYATHSECSIEFEVDGPYKAMILPASKAEGILIKKRYAVFNDDGTLAELKGFEIKRRGELKLIKVFQAEMFDKFLDGSTLEECYAAVANVANRWLDLLDNQGKDVADSELLDYISESSTMSKSLVDYGEQKSCAVTTAKRLADFLGDTMVKDKGLRCQYIVACEPKGTPVSERAIPVAIFETENEIMKSYVRKWCKISSDVGIRSIIDWSYYKQRLSSAIQKIITIPAAMQKVTNPVPRVVHPDWLHKKVREKEDKFRQKKIKDLFSSKRDALEKDGAATSGSVNGGNNKHNINDMEDFGNLDGTGVGSRPVVQSYEVIGRDSNQTIHDQGRDGGVEFQNVVSVEEVDKTIDYAGWLEQKKRKWKDNREKRKRQKLCDAKTSKHGPGVSSLRECVNNKKNIRRSGVSSYFKRQELSLTSSYWQVLQLVPSDLPGQFFAWVVVEDSMLKIPISVPRVFYLNSRATEEFPGRRVNKILPHGGRSYNLIEIIIDEMKFREESKRLMAHLADPEVEGIYETKVPPEFNAVLQIGCVCKVDKGAKKRNAQAEWSVNELQMKTTAECHYLEMSLSFFYLYHSCCEGRAVYGGYFPASNMISFVVVDPHQNKGLNPTNIKRFYHEACQALSIDPSISQGVISYKVDYVVENHEAERIMQRTISEHRPQTNRPCLAVTECPSIHLLKTGIQVLNDLPCVSIPANARDSQYPAVGWQTVAAKIALQRCAASSQWLHERISLSRYAHVPLGNLDLDWIIYTIDIFFSRALRDNQQVLWISEDGVPDLGGFNKDDSCFVDEVNQPVLVYPGAYRKVTVELKIHHLAVNALLKSSLINEIEGSGLYGFEQDTDAEPHTSSDQYSFDETTSCGSAFRVLKQLVQRCLQDAITSGNVFADAILQHLYRWLCSPQSKLHDPSLHTMLCKVMQKVFALLLAEFRKLGATIVFANFSKIILDTGKADLSAAKAYCESLLKALQTRDMFEWIEIEPLHFWHSLLFMDQYNYGGIQAKDSDAASTSSSTFSSGELQVDIVSSWNIAEYLPKTTQDHFVVTVSEFMYKPWEYALNQTTNESFLDDGDLCTPSITAPVAEKFEARLNEYLRDQISCYFSDKLFTIVREIVRHSKAVKIPQNDELSKVDPQLSGNVHTGDSALEFIKHVCAVLALDQNVQHDVLVMRRNLLRYIRVKEFAPEAEFSLSHPSFVLPNMICSYCNDVRDLDLGRDPALLTEEWRCGVPQCGHPYDREKVENSLLQIARQRERLYHLQDLVCVKCHMVKDRHLTEQCKCAGPFKCLEDPTEFRRKMLIFYKIAVQQNFQLLRDCVAWILEIR from the exons ATTGAAATATTAGAGAAGGAAGACCTTGATCTT AAAAACCACTTATCTGGGCTTCGGAAGTCATACTTGAAGATATCATTTGACACTGTGCAACAGTTGATGAATGTAAGGAATGACTTGCTACGTGTTGTTGAAAGAAACCGGACAAAGTTTGAAGCAGCTCAAGCATATGAGTCTATAATCACGGGTAAAAG TGAGCAAAGAGTTCAGGATTTTGTAGATTGTATAACTGATCTCCGTGAATACGACGTTCCATATCATGTTCGATTTTGTATTGATAATG ATGTAAGGTGTGGACAATGGTACGATGTTAGTATTTCTACTACTGGAGTTGTCCTTGATAGGAGACTTGATTTGCTACAACGTGCGGAAGTTCATGTCTGTGCATTTGATATAGAGACAACAAAACTTCCTTTGAGATTTCCAGATGCTGAGTATGACTCAATAATGATGATATCATATATGGTTGACGGGCAAGGATATTTAATTATCAACCGAGAG TTTGTTGGGGATGATATAGAGGATTTGGAGTACACACCGAAACCAGAGTTCGAAGGATGTTTCAGAGTTACAAATGTGAAAAATGAG AAAGAGCTGCTGAGATCCTGGTTTTCTCACATGCAAGAAGTAAAACCTGGTATATATGTGACATATAATGGAGATTTCTTCGATTGGCCATTTTTGGAGCGGAGAGCAGCCGAACATGGTTATAAAATGAGTGAT GAGATTGGATTCCAGTGTGACAAGGTTCAAGGTGAATGCCGTGCAAGATTTTCTTGCCACCTGGATTGCTTTGCCTGGGTAAAGCGTGATAGTTATCTCCCTCAGGGTAGTCAGGGCCTGAAG GCTGTTACAAAAGCCAAATTAGGTTATGATCCCATGGAGGTGAATCCTGAAGACATGGTTGATTTTGCAAAAAATAAACCTCAG ATGATGGCCTCATATTCAGTCTCTGATGCTGTTGCAACTTATTATTTGTACATGACATATGTTCATCCTTTCATATTTTCCCTTGCCACTATAATACCGATGCCGCCAGACGAGGTTTTGCGAAAAGGAAGTGGGACTCTATGTGAGATGCTTTTGATGGTCCAG GCCTTTAACGCAAATGTTATCTGTCCTAACAAACATCAATCCGAGCCGGAAAAGTTCCACAACAGTAAACTTTTGGAGAGTGAGACTTACATTGGTGGTCATGTGGAATGCCTTGAAAGTGGTGTTTTTAGATCTGATCTTCCAACCAGTTTCAAGCTTGAACCATCTGCGTATCAG CAACTCATTGACAATCTTGATCGTGACCTGCAATATGCAATTAAAGTGGAGGGCAAGATGGACTTGGATATAGTCTCTAATTATGATGAAGTCAAGGATGCAATTAGAGATAAG CTTACTTGCTTACGGGATGGACCCATACGGGAAGAAGGGCCTCTGATATATCATTTGGATGTGGCTGCTATGTACCCTAACATTATCTTGACTAATAGGCTTCAG CCCCCGTCTATAGTTACAGATGAGGACTGCACTGCATGCAATTTTAATCGTCCTGGAAAAGTTTGTCTTCGTAAACTTGAATGGGTTTGGCGTGGAGAAACCTACATGGCTAAGAAAAG TGACTATTATCATTTGAAGAGACAAATTGAGTCTGAATCAGTGGAAAGTATTGATGGGCAATCCTCCAAGTCGTTCCTTGACTTACCAAAGGCAGATCAACAGTTAAAGCTCAAAGATCGTCTACGCAAATACTGTCAAAAG GCATACAAGCGGGTTCTTGACAAGCCAACAACTGAGGTTCGTGAAGCAGGGATATGCATGAGGGAAAACTCTTTTTATGTTGATACTGTTCGCAG CTTTCGAGATAGAAGGTATGAGTATAAAGGACTCAACAAAGTGTGGAAAGGGAAGTTGTCTGAAGCAAAATCAAGTGGGAATCCAATAAAGATCCAGGAGGCTCAG AATATGGTTATCCTGTATGATTCTTTGCAACTTGCTCATAAGTGTATCCTCAATTCCTTTTACGGATATGTCATGCGCAA AGGTGCAAGGTGGTACTCTATGGAAATGGCTGGTGTGGTCACCTACACAGGGGCAAAAATCATTCAGAATGCTCGCTTACTGGTTGAGAAAATTGGTAGACCACTTGAATTAGATACAGATGGAATCTGGTGTGCCTTACCTGGATCTTTCCCTGAGAACTTTACCTTTAAAACAAA AGACTCAAAGAGGAAGCTGACAATTTCTTATCCGTGTGTTATGTTGAATGTGGACGTAGCTAGAAATAATACAAATGATCAGTATCAG ACGCTGAAAGATCCCGTCAATAAAACATATGCAACCCATAGTGAATGCTCAATCGAATTTGAAGTTGATGGTCCTTACAAG GCGATGATTCTTCCTGCATCCAAGGCAGAAGGGATACTGATCAAGAAGAGGTATGCAGTTTTCAACGATGATGGAACCTTGGCAGAGCTGAAAGGTTTTGAGATTAAGCGCAGAGGTGAGCTTAAGCTCATCAAGGTGTTCCAG GCGGAGATGTTTGACAAATTTCTGGATGGATCAACCTTGGAAGAATGCTATGCTGCTGTTGCTAATGTTGCCAATCGCTGGCTTGATCTTCTTGAT AATCAAGGGAAAGATGTAGCAGATAGTGAGCTCCTGGATTACATTTCTGAATCAAGCACCATGAGCAAGTCTTTGGTAGACTATGGTGAACAAAAATCTTGTGCCGTAACCACTGCTAAGCGTCTTGCTGACTTCCTAGGAGATACCATGGTCAAAGATAAGGGGCTTCGCTGTCAGTATATAGTTGCATGTGAGCCAAAG GGCACACCAGTAAGTGAGAGAGCAATTCCAGTTGCAATATTTGAAACTGAAAACG AAATCATGAAATCCTACGTGCGGAAGTGGTGCAAGATCTCATCAGATGTCGGCATTAGATCCATCATTGATTGGTCTTATTACAAACAACGTCTTAGTTCGGCCATTCAGAAGATCATTACTATTCCAGCTGCGATGCAAAAG GTAACGAATCCTGTACCCAGGGTGGTTCATCCCGATTGGCTACACAAGAAGGTGCGAGAAAAAGAGGATAAATTTCGGCAAAAGAAGATAAAGGATTTGTTCTCTTCTAAACGAGATGCTTTAGAAAAAGATGGTGCTGCTACTTCTGGCTCTGTGAACGGTGGAAACAATAAACACAATATCAACGATATGGAGGACTTTGGAAACTTGGATGGAACTGGAGTTGGCAGTAGACCTGTTGTCCAAAGTTACGAAGTTATTGGACGAGATTCTAACCAGACAATACATGACCAAGGTCGTGACGGTGGTGTAGAATTTCAGAATGTTGTGTCAGTTGAGGAAGTAGATAAGACTATTGATTATGCAGGATGGCTTGAGCAAAAGAAGCGGAAATGGAAAGATAACCGGGAGAAGAGAAAAAGACAAAAGTTGTGCGATGCAAAAACATCAAAACATGGTCCTGGTGTTTCTAGTCTACGTGAAtgtgtgaataataagaaaaataTTCGGAGATCTGGGGTCAGTTCATATTTCAAGAGGCAGGAATTGTCTCTCACAAGCAGCTATTGGCAG GTTTTGCAGCTGGTCCCAAGTGATCTGCCTGGTCAATTTTTTGCATGGGTTGTTGTGGAGGATAGTATGCTTAAGATTCCCATCAGTGTTCCTAGAGTCTTCTATCTCAACTCCAGAGCTACTGAAGAATTTCCTGGAAGGCGGGTTAACAAGATTCTCCCTCATGGAGGTCGCAGCTATAACTTGATTGAG ATAATCATAGACGAGATGAAGTTTAGAGAAGAAAGCAAGAGACTAATGGCCCATCTTGCAGATCCAGAAGTAGAG GGCATATATGAAACCAAAGTTCCTCCAGAATTTAATGCTGTCCTCCAGATAGGCTGTGTCTGTAAAGTGGATAAAGGTGCAAAAAAAAGAAATGCCCAAGCTGAGTGGAGTGTAAATGAACTGCAGATGAAAACAACGGCTGAATGTCATTATCTTGAgatgtccctctctttcttttACTTGTACCACAG CTGTTGTGAAGGGCGGGCAGTATACGGAGGGTACTTCCCAGCTTCTAATATGATTTCTTTTGTTGTGGTTGatccccatcaaaataaagggtTGAATCCTACTAACATCAAGAGATTTTATCATGAAGCTTGCCAAGCTTTGTCCATAGATCCTTCTATTTCTCAAGGTGTCATCTCATACAAG GTTGACTATGTTGTTGAGAATCATGAAGCTGAAAGGATTATGCAGAGAACTATTAGCGAACACAG ACCACAAACCAACCGTCCTTGCCTTGCTGTTACTGAGTGCCCGAGTATTCATCTGCTGAAGACCGGTATTCAAGTTCTGAATGACCTACCTTGCGTGAGCATCCCTGCCAATGCCCGTGATAGTCAATATCCG GCTGTTGGGTGGCAAACTGTTGCTGCAAAAATTGCCCTGCAAAGATGCGCAGCATCATCCCAGTGGCTGCATGAGAGGATTTCTCTTTCAAGATATGCACAT GTACCTCTTGGAAACCTTGACCTTGACTGGATTATATACACTATAGATATCTTCTTCTCTAGAGCTCTGCGTGATAATCAGCAG GTACTCTGGATTTCTGAAGATGGTGTTCCAGATTTAGGTGGCTTTAACAAAGATGACTCTTGCTTTGTTGATGAG GTCAATCAACCCGTTCTAGTCTACCCTGGAGCATATAGAAAGGTCACAGTGGAGCTTAAG ATTCATCACTTAGCTGTTAATGCTCTTCTGAAGAGCAGTCTAATCAATGAAATTGAGGGCAGTGGTTTATATGGATTTGAGCAAGATACAGATGCAGAGCCACACACGTCCAGCGATCAATATAGTTTTGATGAGACTACTTCCTGTGGATCTGCATTCCGGGTTCTGAAACAGTTGGTCCAAAGATGCCTGCAGGATGCAATTACATCTGGAAATGTTTTTGCTGATGCAATACTACAACATCTTTATCGATGGCTTTGTAG CCCACAGTCTAAACTTCATGATCCCTCCCTTCACACAATGCTTTGCAAG GTGATGCAAAAGGTTTTCGCATTACTGTTGGCAGAGTTCCGTAAATTGGGCGCCACAATTGTTTTcgcaaatttttcaaaaattattCTGGACACTGGAAAAGCAGACTTATCAGCGGCAAAAGCATACTGTGAGAGCTTGCTTAAAGCATTACAGACTAG GGACATGTTTGAGTGGATTGAGATTGAACCACTACACTTTTGGCACTCCTTGCTTTTCATGGATCAG TACAATTATGGAGGCATTCAGGCCAAAGATTCCGATGCAGCATCTACCAGCTCTTCAACTTTCTCTTCTGGTGAACTTCAAGTGGATATTGTGTCCAGTTGGAATATTGCTGAATACCTACCAAAGACAACTCAA GACCATTTTGTTGTTACAGTCTCTGAGTTTATGTATAAACCGTGGGAGTATGCCCTGAATCAAACTACGAATGAATCATTTCTTGACGATGGTGACCTGTGCACACCATCGATCACAGCTCCCGTTGCCGAGAAGTTCGAGGCACGTTTGAATGAATATCTCAGAGATCAG ATCAGCTGTTATTTCTCAGACAAACTTTTTACAATCGTCCGCGAGATAGTCCGTCATTCAAAAGCTGTGAAGATACCTCAAAACGATGAGTTATCAAAAGTTGATCCTCAACTTTCTGGAAATGTTCATACTGGGGACAGCGCATTGGAATTTATCAAGCATGTCTGTGCTGTTTTGGCATTGGACCAAAATGTTCAGCATGATGTCCTG GTCATGAGAAGGAATTTGTTACGATATATACGTGTCAAAGAGTTTGCTCCTGAAGCCGAATTTAGCCTTTCTCATCCGTCCTTTGTGTTACCCAACATGATTTGCAG CTACTGCAATGATGTAAGAGACCTCGACCTGGGGAGGGACCCAGCCCTGCTGACAGAGGAGTGGCGATGTGGAGTGCCACAATGTGGGCATCCTTACGACCGAGAGAAGGTAGAAAACTCGCTTCTCCAAATAGCAAGGCAGCGCGAACGCCTTTACCATTTACAGGATTTGGTATGCGTCAAGTGCCATATGGTCAAGGATCGTCACCTGACCGAGCAGTGTAAATGTGCCGGTCCATTCAAATGTCTTGAAGATCCGACTGAATTCCGCAGGAAAATGCTTATATTTTATAAAATAGCTGTCCAACAAAATTTCCAACTCTTGAGAGATTGTGTAGCTTGGATTCTGGAAATTAGGTAA